In Stomoxys calcitrans chromosome 2, idStoCalc2.1, whole genome shotgun sequence, the following proteins share a genomic window:
- the LOC131995301 gene encoding uncharacterized protein LOC131995301, producing the protein MAGYLPRPESPRPARPTRPRFDPREPRYRPASWQYACGLCQEDHAIRSCPRFRQMTPYQRYETVERRSYCRNCLARSHLAPDCPVVTACRTCDYRHHTMLHGAPQLRETYGSYSPPPMEIANPRQLAIEPANQMPIVQGPPPVEIPYSRATVFVPTAMVELAPEEQDDWAGVRVLLCQASTITRIAAATVTRLGIPTRERRGHRLATIRLRSRHASRRTMYTIRAVVTRDLPRRPYSDPIIPDPTSSLRSLSLADADPRGNEPIDVEVGADAYAHLRRSGVVQPGLGAVFAQETDWGYVFVGPVTSQARNQN; encoded by the coding sequence ATGGCCGGATATTTACCTCGCCCAGAGTCCCCACGACCCGCCAGACCCACACGCCCTCGCTTCGACCCACGGGAACCCAGGTATCGCCccgcatcttggcagtatgcctGTGGCCTCTGCCAGGAGGACCACGCCATACGGTCATGCCCGCGGTTCCGGCAAATGACACCGTATCAGAGATACGAGACAGTTGAGAGACGGAGTTACTGTCGGAACTGTCTGGCGCGCAGCCATCTGGCCCCAGACTGCCCCGTGGTCACTGCCTGCCGAACATGCGACTACCGCCATCACACAATGCTGCATGGAGCCCCACAGCTTAGGGagacatatggcagctacagccCGCCCCCAATGGAGATTGCCAACCCACGGCAACTTGCAATCGAACCAGCCAACCAGATGCCCATCGTCCAAGGCCCTCCCCCGGTCGAGATACCTTACAGCCGGGCCACTGTTTTTGTACCCACGGCGATGGTGGAATTGGCACCCGAGGAGCAGGACGATTGGGCTGGGGTACGGGTACTTTTGTGCCAGGCATCGACCATCACCCGAATCGCGGCAGCCACAGTAACTCGCCTGGGGATACCAACGAGAGAGCGCAGAGGGCACCGTCTGGCAACAATAAGACTTCGGTCAAGGCATGCGTCGAGGAGGACCATGTATACCATCCGGGCAGTGGTGACCCGGGATTTGCCGCGACGACCCTATTCAGATCCCATCATTCCCGACCCCACAAGCAGCCTAAGATCCCTTTCTTTGGCAGATGCTGACCCTAGAGGCAACGAACCAATCGATGTAGAGGTAGGGGCCGATGCCTACGCCCACCTCCGGAGGAGTGGTGTTGTACAACCCGGATTGGGAGCCGTCTTCGCCCAGGAGACAGATTGGGGATACGTGTTCGTCGGCCCAGTCACCTCACAGGCaagaaaccaaaattaa
- the LOC131995300 gene encoding uncharacterized protein LOC131995300 isoform X3, giving the protein MKRACTPKCRICKDRHFLKHCPAFQGMSVVRRREVIREKGFCFNCLCTAHTRNWCPSRNKCMVCQLNHHTMVHVDQSSTPKATLQHMHQHSQNTTRKIEKNGRSCNSRKPNSTQHRAKSKAQDQEPHLHFRERLSHRTRQHVFLPTLLARIPTPDGPAKTRILMNSGEVQTMILQTLVERLHLRTTRKDNKEYCTLNLESYQDPLAKIQIIGMVQKKVPNNSPQTNPRTKAACHIRPHYRSSRSELPQSVQRRNFAG; this is encoded by the coding sequence CACACCCAAATGTCGAATTTGCAAGGATCGACATTTCCTCAAACATTGTCCCGCCTTCCAAGGAATGTCTGTGGTAAGGAGACGAGAGGTAATCAGAGAAAAGGGATTTTGCTTTAATTGCCTCTGTACCGCTCATACCCGGAATTGGTGTCCATCACGAAATAAGTGCATGGTATGTCAACTCAACCACCATACAATGGTACATGTGGACCAATCCTCAACTCCTAAAGCCACTCTTCAACATATGCATCAACACTCCCAAAACACTACACGCAAGATCGAAAAAAATGGCCGTTCGTGCAACAGTCGCAAACCCAACAGCACTCAGCACCGTGCAAAATCCAAAGCTCAAGATCAGGAACCGCACCTACACTTCAGAGAACGGCTAAGCCATCGGACAAGACAGCACGTTTTTCTTCCAACATTGCTAGCTAGGATCCCAACACCCGATGGCCCAGCAAAAACGAGAATTCTCATGAATTCCGGTGAGGTTCAAACAATGATTCTTCAAACCCTAGTCGAGCGACTGCATCTTCGCACAACCAGAAAGGATAACAAGGAGTACTGCACATTGAATTTGGAATCATACCAAGATCCTTTAGCAAAAATCCAGATCATAGGTATGGTCCAAAAAAAAGTTCCGAACAACTCTCCCCAAACCAATCCGCGAACCAAAGCTGCGTGCCATATACGACCACATTACCGATCTAGCAGATCCGAACTTCCACAATCCGTGCAACGTCGAAATTTTGCTGGCTAA
- the LOC131995300 gene encoding uncharacterized protein LOC131995300 isoform X4 encodes MDKSTPKCRICKDRHFLKHCPAFQGMSVVRRREVIREKGFCFNCLCTAHTRNWCPSRNKCMVCQLNHHTMVHVDQSSTPKATLQHMHQHSQNTTRKIEKNGRSCNSRKPNSTQHRAKSKAQDQEPHLHFRERLSHRTRQHVFLPTLLARIPTPDGPAKTRILMNSGEVQTMILQTLVERLHLRTTRKDNKEYCTLNLESYQDPLAKIQIIGMVQKKVPNNSPQTNPRTKAACHIRPHYRSSRSELPQSVQRRNFAG; translated from the coding sequence CACACCCAAATGTCGAATTTGCAAGGATCGACATTTCCTCAAACATTGTCCCGCCTTCCAAGGAATGTCTGTGGTAAGGAGACGAGAGGTAATCAGAGAAAAGGGATTTTGCTTTAATTGCCTCTGTACCGCTCATACCCGGAATTGGTGTCCATCACGAAATAAGTGCATGGTATGTCAACTCAACCACCATACAATGGTACATGTGGACCAATCCTCAACTCCTAAAGCCACTCTTCAACATATGCATCAACACTCCCAAAACACTACACGCAAGATCGAAAAAAATGGCCGTTCGTGCAACAGTCGCAAACCCAACAGCACTCAGCACCGTGCAAAATCCAAAGCTCAAGATCAGGAACCGCACCTACACTTCAGAGAACGGCTAAGCCATCGGACAAGACAGCACGTTTTTCTTCCAACATTGCTAGCTAGGATCCCAACACCCGATGGCCCAGCAAAAACGAGAATTCTCATGAATTCCGGTGAGGTTCAAACAATGATTCTTCAAACCCTAGTCGAGCGACTGCATCTTCGCACAACCAGAAAGGATAACAAGGAGTACTGCACATTGAATTTGGAATCATACCAAGATCCTTTAGCAAAAATCCAGATCATAGGTATGGTCCAAAAAAAAGTTCCGAACAACTCTCCCCAAACCAATCCGCGAACCAAAGCTGCGTGCCATATACGACCACATTACCGATCTAGCAGATCCGAACTTCCACAATCCGTGCAACGTCGAAATTTTGCTGGCTAA
- the LOC131995300 gene encoding uncharacterized protein LOC131995300 isoform X2, translating to MTIFPLLNGVWEESSKFSLVKIPITPKCRICKDRHFLKHCPAFQGMSVVRRREVIREKGFCFNCLCTAHTRNWCPSRNKCMVCQLNHHTMVHVDQSSTPKATLQHMHQHSQNTTRKIEKNGRSCNSRKPNSTQHRAKSKAQDQEPHLHFRERLSHRTRQHVFLPTLLARIPTPDGPAKTRILMNSGEVQTMILQTLVERLHLRTTRKDNKEYCTLNLESYQDPLAKIQIIGMVQKKVPNNSPQTNPRTKAACHIRPHYRSSRSELPQSVQRRNFAG from the exons ATGACAATCTTCCCCCTACTGAATGGTGTCTGGGAAGAGTCATCAAAGTTTTCACTGGTAAAGATTCCAAT CACACCCAAATGTCGAATTTGCAAGGATCGACATTTCCTCAAACATTGTCCCGCCTTCCAAGGAATGTCTGTGGTAAGGAGACGAGAGGTAATCAGAGAAAAGGGATTTTGCTTTAATTGCCTCTGTACCGCTCATACCCGGAATTGGTGTCCATCACGAAATAAGTGCATGGTATGTCAACTCAACCACCATACAATGGTACATGTGGACCAATCCTCAACTCCTAAAGCCACTCTTCAACATATGCATCAACACTCCCAAAACACTACACGCAAGATCGAAAAAAATGGCCGTTCGTGCAACAGTCGCAAACCCAACAGCACTCAGCACCGTGCAAAATCCAAAGCTCAAGATCAGGAACCGCACCTACACTTCAGAGAACGGCTAAGCCATCGGACAAGACAGCACGTTTTTCTTCCAACATTGCTAGCTAGGATCCCAACACCCGATGGCCCAGCAAAAACGAGAATTCTCATGAATTCCGGTGAGGTTCAAACAATGATTCTTCAAACCCTAGTCGAGCGACTGCATCTTCGCACAACCAGAAAGGATAACAAGGAGTACTGCACATTGAATTTGGAATCATACCAAGATCCTTTAGCAAAAATCCAGATCATAGGTATGGTCCAAAAAAAAGTTCCGAACAACTCTCCCCAAACCAATCCGCGAACCAAAGCTGCGTGCCATATACGACCACATTACCGATCTAGCAGATCCGAACTTCCACAATCCGTGCAACGTCGAAATTTTGCTGGCTAA
- the LOC131995300 gene encoding uncharacterized protein LOC131995300 isoform X1: MAEDILDRFSSLARALRVVCYMLRFVAKCLKRNTSEIRNDFITPQEILTAKFRLIHLAQICHFTSEYRALESGLPISSKSRLLTLNPYLDEHKLLRVNGRLANSDLSFNERFPIILPETSRFCKLLIDFTHKILLHAEHQIMLRAIRQEFYIIRLKSAIRQCVRSCKICTIYKHKIRNQIMAALPAERCTFSLPFTHTGLDFAGPFDLKSSKLRNAKLQKGYAAIFVCLSTRAVHLEACSDLSTDAFLSTFNRFVGRRGFPNQVFSDNGTNFVGASRSLMKEYREFLKATEKSIAEKYGMHGFTWHFIPPHAPHMGGLWEAAVKSMKSHLRKVASGLKFTYEEFSTLLVRIESILNSRPLSPISEDPSELLPLTPGHLLRGAALMAIPEEYSDNQSLLNRWQRLKTLQLLFAKRWKNEYVCELQRRYKWKSAQVNLKENDFVIVKNDNLPPTEWCLGRVIKVFTAHPNVEFARIDISSNIVPPSKECLW; this comes from the exons ATGGCTGAAGATATACTGGACCGATTTTCGTCCTTAGCTCGAGCACTGCGTGTTGTGTGCTATATGTTGAGATTTGTGGCGAAATGTCTGAAAAGAAATACTTCTGAGATACGAAACGATTTCATTACTCCCCAAGAGATACTGACTGCAAAATTTAGACTTATTCACTTGGCTCAGATTTGCCATTTTACTTCTGAATATCGAGCTTTGGAGTCTGGGCTACCAATAAGCTCCAAAAGTAGACTTCTAACTCTAAATCCATATTTAGATGAACATAAACTGCTAAGAGTCAATGGTCGGTTGGCTAATTCTGATTTAAGTTTCAATGAAAGGTTTCCTATAATACTACCGGAAACTTCTAGGTTTTGCAAGCTTCTCATCGACTTTACCCATAAAATACTTCTGCATGCTGAGCACCAGATAATGCTACGGGCAATACGGCAGGAGTTCTACATTATTCGGCTTAAAAGTGCTATTCGTCAGTGCGTCAGAAGCTGCAAAATATGCACTATTTACAAACATAAAATACGGAATCAAATAATGGCCGCTCTACCAGCGGAACGGTGCACTTTTTCTTTACCATTTACTCATACTGGGCTCGATTTCGCGGGCCCATTCGATTTGAAGTCATCTAAACTCCGAAacgccaagttgcagaaaggcTACGCtgctatttttgtttgtttatctaCACGTGCCGTTCATTTGGAGGCTTGTTCGGACTTATCCACAGATGCTTTTCTCTCCACATTTAATCGATTTGTTGGCCGTAGGGGGTTTCCTAATCAAGTTTTTTCCGACAACGGAACTAATTTCGTTGGAGCGAGTAGATCGCTTATGAAGGAATACAGGGAATTTCTGAAGGCAACTGAGAAATCCATTGCAGAGAAGTATGGAATGCATGGGTTCACTTGGCATTTCATTCCGCCTCACGCTCCACACATGGGTGGTTTGTGGGAGGCAGCTGTCAAAAGTATGAAGTCCCATCTACGAAAAGTTGCTTCCGGTCTTAAATTTACATACGAGGAGTTCTCTACGTTACTGGTGAGAATCGAAAGTATACTCAACTCCCGACCGCTGTCCCCAATTAGCGAGGATCCGTCTGAACTACTTCCACTTACACCTGGCCACTTACTTCGGGGCGCTGCATTAATGGCTATCCCGGAAGAATATTCAGACAACCAATCATTATTAAATCGCTGGCAAAGACTTAAAACTTTGCAACTTCTGTTTGCCAAAAGGTGGAAGAATGAATATGTGTGCGAGTTGCAGAGACGATATAAATGGAAGTCTGCCCAAGTAAACTTAAAAGAGAACGATTTCGTCATTGTAAAAAATGACAATCTTCCCCCTACTGAATGGTGTCTGGGAAGAGTCATCAAAGTTTTCACTG CACACCCAAATGTCGAATTTGCAAGGATCGACATTTCCTCAAACATTGTCCCGCCTTCCAAGGAATGTCTGTGGTAA